The following coding sequences are from one Humulus lupulus chromosome X, drHumLupu1.1, whole genome shotgun sequence window:
- the LOC133806732 gene encoding uncharacterized protein LOC133806732 produces the protein MAASSSFKISNTTSVEEQLSRLRTSSEATTTTSTSSSSSSLICNRLSGLKDLHESFDDLLQLQLQAKQALETKKTLEQVLDGSLRLLDSCATTRDIFSMIKQTLQELQSSLRRKRGSDQSGFENEVNSYMLSKKKVLTKMITKCLKNVMMTKDSNNSSSDLFSLVQEATCEVFQSLLGFISRPKIRSSPRSYLALKLFRSRKVACEGEVYIFATQLEKIDATLMVLKANKDIKIVQVKQVLKELESLESTIQELDENLECIFRCLMKTRVSLLNIYTR, from the coding sequence atgGCAGCCTCATCATCATTCAAAATCTCAAACACTACAAGTGTTGAGGAACAATTATCCAGGTTGAGAACATCATCagaggcaacaacaacaacatcaacatcatcatcatcatcttcattaaTATGCAACAGATTAAGTGGCCTTAAAGATTTGCATGAGAGCTTTGATGATTTACTTCAGTTGCAGCTACAAGCCAAACAAGCCCTAGAGACCAAGAAAACCCTAGAACAAGTACTAGATGGATCTCTTCGGCTACTGGATTCATGTGCCACCACAAGGGATATTTTTTCTATGATAAAGCAAACCCTACAAGAGCTCCAATCATCCCTGAGGAGAAAGAGAGGCTCTGATCAATCTGGCTTCGAAAATGAAGTCAATTCATACATGTTATCCAAGAAGAAAGTGCTGACTAAAATGATCACCAAGTGTTTGAAGAATGTGATGATGACTAAGGATAGCAATAATAGTAGTTCTGATTTGTTTTCTTTGGTTCAGGAAGCAACTTGTGAAGTGTTTCAGTCCTTGTTGGGTTTCATTTCTCGACCAAAGATAAGATCATCACCAAGGTCTTATTTAGCTTTGAAGTTGTTTCGATCCAGAAAGGTGGCATGTGAAGGAGAAGTATATATATTTGCCACTCAATTAGAGAAAATTGATGCAACATTAATGGTTCTCAAGGCCAATAAAGACATCAAAATTGTACAAGTGAAACAAGTGTTGAAGGAGTTGGAGTCTTTAGAGTCCACTATTCAAGAGTTAGATGAGAATCTTGAATGTATCTTTAGGTGTTTGATGAAAACAAGAGTTTCTCTTCTCAACATCTACACTCGATAG
- the LOC133804322 gene encoding cytokinin riboside 5'-monophosphate phosphoribohydrolase LOG1-like codes for MDQLEEKTMEESIIISRFKRVCVFCGSSSGKRDCYRDAALELGQELVSRKIGLVYGGGSIGLMGMVSQEVHRGGGHVLGIIPKALMHKEITGETIGEVRTVADMHQRKAEMARHSDCFIALPGGYGTLEELLEVITWAQLGIHDKPVGLLNVEGYYDYLLTFIDQAVEDGFIFPSQRNIVVSAPNARELVQKLEEYVPSHDGVVAKVKWEAEQVELNASLQTSIAR; via the exons ATGGATCAGCTGGAAGAGAAAACCATGGAAGAGTCAATAATAATAAGCAGATTCAAAAGGGTTTGTGTTTTCTGTGGAAGTAGTTCTGGCAAGAGAGATTGCTACCGTGATGCTGCCCTTGAGCTTGGCCAGGAgctg GTTTCAAGGAAGATAGGCCTCGTTTATGGAGGAGGAAGTATTGGACTTATGGGCATGGTATCTCAAGAAGTCCATCGCGGTGGTGGACACGTACTTGG AATCATCCCCAAGGCTCTGATGCACAAAGAG aTAACAGGGGAAACGATCGGAGAGGTGAGAACAGTTGCAGACATGCACCAAAGGAAGGCCGAGATGGCCCGCCATTCTGACTGTTTCATTGCTCTCCCAG GTGGCTATGGAACTTTGGAAGAGTTATTAGAAGTCATCACGTGGGCCCAGCTTGGAATCCACGACAAGCCT gTGGGCTTGCTTAATGTGGAGGGCTACTACGATTACCTACTAACTTTCATAGACCAAGCTGTAGAAGACGGCTTCATATTTCCTTCACAACGGAACATAGTCGTCTCTGCTCCTAACGCTCGAGAACTTGTTCAAAAGCTAGAG gaGTACGTTCCATCGCACGATGGAGTGGTGGCAAAGGTGAAGTGGGAGGCCGAACAAGTGGAGCTGAATGCATCTTTGCAGACGAGTATTGCTCGTTGA